Proteins encoded together in one Limnochordia bacterium window:
- a CDS encoding ABC transporter ATP-binding protein — translation MGYVDVCDLSFDYGQEQVLYDLNFRINRGMMVGVLGPNGCGKTTLLKNLCRLLKPRRGKVLLEGNDLGAMAHRDLAKQMGVVSQGVFGAFDFSVYDVVLMGRYAYQSSFRGESTTDLKIARRAMEHTQTWHLREKNITQISGGERQRVIIARALAQEPQILLLDEPISQLDIKHQINILDLCRELNRTQKITVVMTLHDLNLAGRYADRIMLLDQGRIVAWDVPEKVLTRQNISRVYGVEVKLLYGEGPVPYIVPETVQEGYPWEA, via the coding sequence GTGGGATATGTTGATGTGTGTGACCTTAGTTTTGACTATGGGCAAGAGCAAGTCCTCTATGATCTGAACTTTCGTATCAATCGGGGGATGATGGTGGGTGTCCTAGGGCCTAACGGTTGTGGCAAGACCACCCTGCTAAAGAACCTGTGTCGTTTGCTAAAACCCCGACGGGGTAAGGTTCTCCTCGAAGGTAATGATCTTGGTGCCATGGCTCACAGGGATTTGGCTAAACAGATGGGAGTGGTCTCCCAGGGGGTCTTTGGGGCATTTGACTTTTCGGTGTATGATGTGGTCCTCATGGGTAGATACGCCTACCAAAGTTCCTTTAGGGGTGAATCTACCACGGATCTAAAGATAGCCAGGCGCGCCATGGAACACACCCAAACCTGGCATCTGCGGGAGAAAAACATCACCCAGATCAGTGGGGGAGAGAGACAACGGGTGATTATTGCCCGGGCCCTAGCCCAAGAGCCGCAGATTTTACTTTTGGATGAGCCCATCTCCCAATTGGATATCAAGCACCAGATTAATATCTTAGATCTGTGTAGGGAGCTTAACCGTACCCAAAAGATTACTGTGGTGATGACCCTCCACGATTTGAATTTGGCTGGTCGCTATGCGGATCGGATCATGCTGCTGGACCAGGGTCGGATTGTGGCTTGGGATGTGCCGGAGAAAGTACTCACCAGGCAAAATATTAGTCGGGTGTATGGCGTTGAGGTCAAACTGCTCTACGGTGAGGGACCCGTCCCCTATATTGTGCCCGAAACAGTACAGGAGGGATATCCGTGGGAAGCATAA